From the Labrus mixtus chromosome 10, fLabMix1.1, whole genome shotgun sequence genome, the window tccattagtgcatgtccataggaccctgtttgtgcatgtgtgtatatttcaacCTATGTGtatgttgcatgacttacagagtgtaagaagcgaatttccccttgtgggatcaataaaagtaaatcttaatcttagaATGCATCACCAGCTACTGATGTAGGAAAAATTACTTAACTCAAgggaaactattttttttcttttttttagagctgTCCAAATTTTCTTGTGTTCATTTCTGAAATATGAGATTAAAATAATGGAGATACAGAAGACAGAGGAAAGGTACGCTTGGTTTTGGCATACGCTGTGGGAAATATAATGGAGCAGGTGCACCATGTatgcaaaaatatatattgtgcATAAAAAGGGGGATTCCGAGTtcaaatccacacacacacacacacacacacacacacacacacacacacacagacacacacagacacacacacagacacacacacacacacacacacacacacacacacacacacacacacacacacacacgcacacacacacagacacacacacacacacacagacacacacacacacacacacacagacacacacacacacacacacacacacacacacacacagacacacacacacacagacacagcccaaacatgaacacaatccATTCCTAAGGCTCACCTGTTGATCCAACTGTAACCTGTAACATCAGGAATACATAATAAACCATTCAATCCAGGTAACTCTCTCGTTTAGCTGCAGGCAGAGAAACATTGAAAGGGGTGTGAGAGcttgagagaggaagagaggacgCAAATAAGCAGGaggaaaaaaggtcaaatgtacGTCCAAACATTCCAACGCAAAAGAGCCGACAAGCCAACACACATACTGTCAGTGAGGGTAAGGCAGTGTTGCTTTGTAAGAGATTGTTAGTGTCAGCTTCTCcgtcacactttttaaaacacatgtatCCACCTATCATCTCATGTTGTCAATGTCAAATAGACCTTTTGGATACTAAGTCAACGAACTCTGTGCACTTAGTAAGGATTTCATGTGGCAGTCTTGAGAGTTTCTAGAAATTTTAAGGACAGAGTCTGCACCCATTGCCCTCCGAGATGGAAACAGATCCTGCACTTTTTAACCACCTGTCCACTGTGCCAGGACATCATCATTCTTTAATTAtacttcatgttgtgttttattttgactttagcTTTAGCAATGTAAACTTATGATTTCCATGCTAAAGCCTTTGCatttaatttaagttatttgagagagagagggagagagagagagggagagagagggagcattGCTAGCAACATGCAGCTTATTTGTTATAATAAAAACCAAAGGTCCAGATTCAACACatgatatcctttattaattcctgaggggaaattcggaTTTTACACTCTGTGATTTATAGGGacatgtttctcacacacataagcccgaatcacacacatgcacaaacaggacctgtggacatgcattggtggagacatgtcagagtggggctgctacaagctgctaagcagagagcgcaccagagcagttgggggttcagtgccttgctcaagggcatctctgcagtgctcgggaagtaccctggaacctctccagctaccagaccaacttccatattatggtccgccccgggacttgaaccggcgaccctcctgttcccaacccaggtccctacggactgaggtACTGCCGCCCCTAGACACTCTTTTATTACCATGCATGTGCATTTTTGTAGGCCTATATAAAAACTACACCTGCATAGTTTAACCCAGCATTGTCTGATTTCTGTTATAAATCCTGTACTTGCAGTTTTAAGTGTCCGTGAAGTCTGGTGTTACTAACTCCATTATCTGGCAAATCTCCATCAGCTTCTTGTCCAGATGTTTTTCAATGAACAGGTTTTCAAACACAGTTCCAAAAAGTATCACTCTTAAGCTCTGCTTTGAATTCATATTCAAGTTATTCATGAGTTAGCCTGCAGAGACGTGCTGCTACCTGATACTAAACTAGTTGCTGTTAACATCAAcagattaacaaaaaaataaatcatttgaatGCACCTTAAAGGTAAACCTGATCCCCATTCAAATTCATGAATGGACTGATAACAATTTTCAAAGTGTAGtgtttcctctgatgtctctTATAGATTAAAGggagcatttttttaaagacatgtgCATATGAAAATATTAGGCCTATAAATCCAAGTGCCTGATAACAACTTTTGAAATTAAACGTGTCTATTCTGTagcttttgattcagtagatTTGACTTGACCCTGAAGATGTCTTAAAAAGCCAAGccgaaaaaaaaagtttacccTTTTGTGAATAAGAGTAATCATAGTCAGGCGGCTGCggcctcttccatcagtgtgtgaatggttagGTATGACCtactttaagtagtcagaagactagaaaataacttCAAGAACTTCAACTAGAAAAAGTCCAGTTACCATATACCAAGTCCATATCAGCCTTTTTGAATAGCCTGGCTAATTAAGAATACTTTGAATACATTAAATAAATTGTCTCAATAATAGGCATTGGCTTCACAATATTTTTTACGATACTATTTGCCTACAGCATGTGATTTAATTCCTAAGCCATTATAGCttattgttttgtgtatttatttgatttgaggGGTCGAATAAGAGGTTAAGCTTTACAGTAGACGTTTACCCGCTGTAGGCCTCGATGAATGTCAGAGCAAGTGTAAGAccgtaacaccaggaaggttgtAGGAGTAACCAGGGGATCAAAATCAATCTATGAATGAATTGCAGTTATTCGTTCTTTTACAAATGTGCGTTTGCCTTCGGATCAGTGATGACGTGGGAAAAcagcctttcagtggtggtatcactggtcttgatttaaaatatggagtccgcccagtctgagaccgagacaaggccgagGAAAAATCTGtcgattctgagacgagactgTAACCCTTAAAAAATtggtcgagaccaagaccaatttcgAGTACTACTATACTAATTTGAGTATTGAATTTATCCTCTTGCtactgtcatttaaaaaaaataaaatgcacacGTGTCAtacaattaatgtttttttatttataaaaagcAGACAACAATatcaaaaaatacataaaaactgtctgaaagaggaggggagtggCGATTGGTCGATGAAACTTTTACAGTGTGATGTTCATCTGTAATGAGCCGGTGTGAATACAGTCGCTCTCCTTCATCTTATCCCTGAATCAACTACCCGCTTCAGTCAAACCAAATATTTAGTTACCAAACTACCAACCTCGTCCCTTTCAACCCACTTCTCTACAGAATGAACACACTTAACGTCCTCATATTTATATGCATTTATACAATGagtgaagaaaacagaagaaagacgATGGAATGAAAGCACAGACAAAGGATTCAGGTTTGGTTCAGCTCAGGtcttaaggcttttttttttttaaccaacgcTCACTTGTAGAAATCCATATCGACATCTTCAACAatataaaagagataaaagtatTGAAGTAAAATGGCAGTTGGAATAATTTTGTCTCAAGCTGTTCAAGCATGATTGTTTCACATTTGAACTGGGTATTTTGTAACTCATGGATACTGGCAGGCACATGAATGTACTACATGTACTACCCCGAGATAACTGAAACCTCAGGCAttgtttacattgttacagataactattttatttcaaaagtaaTGTTCATTACTAGGATAACATGAACATTAAAACAAGTGGAAAAGatataaagagaaaatatgCTCTTATGAAGATGTTGACTTTTGAGTCTTCATAAGCACATACAGAGGAGAGGTTTGTTATGAGTCCTGATATGTGTCCATGCTGCTTGTAAATTCAAAACAAGAGAGAACAAGCTGcgatattaaaggtcacatattatgcaaaatgcactttaccatgtttttctaacacttatATGTGTCCacagtctgtctacaaaccccgtAATTATGAGAAGAGTCTATCCTCTCCATCGCTGGCCCgctccacttaaaaaaaaacatgtgctcaaacaggccatttggagattttaccacaaagggaagtaagccctcccccaggtggctgacactcccacagctaggtgtttgttctgcactctgagtctgccttctcatcgttTACAGTAGAgtatggtgcaagaaagccagtCACCCAAGCCCTTaaagagggggcgtggtcagacacagatattttcatttaaagctacagacacagaaacagcctgttctgagcagggctgaaatagaggggtgtacaggcatgatcaaatacaggatcagagtggatttataacaagaagctttacagacatgtttttggggagctctgagatgTATTTCAACTGGTTGAAagggagaataatatgtgacctttaatacgtaaatgtacagtatatcatTTTATATAACAGCTAAGGTTCAGTTTGAGACCCTTGCCTGTTAGAACATTTGACATATGACCCAAACATCAAATAGAAATGACAGATACTTGTGTTGTGAAACTAAAAGTAAAGTATTTACAGGGCTCTGGTGCAAAGGTCAGGGTTGTTCCGGTGAACTATGTCCGTGAAACAAACACAACGTCAGGATGTTGAGTGGCTGATTGAGGACTCTCAGGATGagcaccttctcactgttactGTCGAggtaaagagttttttttctcggTCCTTCCACAAAAGTTTTGCTTAAATCTGCAGAAGTGACGTGAAGTTTCATTCTCGTGGGTCAAATTTCTACGTCACTCTCTTTGTCGTTGTCATGGTCACCATCGTAAAACTCGTTGGCTGCCTCTGgcctgaagaaaaaataaagtacaCGATGAGTTTGGAGATCACTGACAATTCAGAAGTCACATTTTAGCTTCTGTCTGGTGTGTCCACGCTTTCCTGACCTGGTGTAGTTCTCCTCTGCTCCCCTCTCATCGGGGTCCGGCTCGTCGTTGCGTTCATAGCTCAGCATGTCAGAGGGAACATCATGGATCTGGACGCTCGGTGCGTGGTTCAACATCTTCAAGTTCTCAAACACAGTCTGGCGAATCTGCTCCAGGTACTGCACCAACGTGTCCAgagtttcaacaacaacaacaaatggtaaatggacttgagcttgtacagcagTTTTCTAGTTTTACTGagtactcaaagtgcttttacacttacacattcacacactgatggtagaagctgctatgtaaagtgaccatcagaagtaactcatccaatTCCTACACATTcagaaacttggggttaagtgtcttgcccgaggacacatcagacatgtagctgcaggagctggggatcgaaccccccgacCTTCCTGTATAGAGATGAACCACTCAagcaactgagccacagccgcccaacaAGGGACTTGTGCTTTTTCAATTTGAACTTTTTGCCCCAAAAAGAAATACCTCAGCACTGTGAAGCAGGAATAAGTCTGTTATAACCATTGCTAAATCCTGAGGACTCTCTAGAGGGTACGTAAACTTCTCTACTATAATGCTGTCaatatgagagtgtgtgttgatgtttttaccTGTCTGGAGTTCTGGTTTTCTATCCTGGTGCTGACATCAGGATGCAGAGTGAAATCTGGGGCAAAGTACTCAAAATACTCTGTAAATgacagaaaggaggagagggagccATTTAGAAGGAATTCACGAGTGTTTTACATCAGATTTTACGATGAAAGAAAGGCATCTAAAAAGTTAGTTTAGGGTAAAAGTCGAGACTACTTTAGGCTGATATAGCAAAGAGTGACACTGaactaagaaagaaaaaaagaacgtTTGTCAATCGTGGCTCTGATACTTCCTGTTACTGCTCACTGCACAGCAGTAATGTTAAAAAAGACCACTGAAGACTCACCGCTATAAGGCAGCTCATCACTGATGGACTCATCTAATAACAGAGACGTCTCAAATGTCCTGCAAGAAAGAAACAACAGCTTTCATTTCAATACAAACCAAAGAACTCTGACTTCCACACTGCAGGTCTGTATATCAGACTTACCAGCAGCGAGCCACATTCCTCACGGtgtatcctcctcctcccaggACCAACAGAGGGATCTTAAAACTCTTGACAAActccacacactcactgacagacgaaaagaaaaaaatcgaGGCAAACAGCAATTACAACTCAAGGCCAGCAGGTGGAGCAAGTGAGCACTTTTGAATACCTGGGTTTTAGATTGGTCTTACATccttttgaattaaaaacattacattcaaAAATAATCAAGGAAGAGCTTCTCAAAGTGGTTAACATCAGAACAAAATCAGTCTGTAAACAAATTCAACTGCCCCGTCATCATTAGCAGAGCAAGAGGTCAACCTTGCTTTGGGATATTATTCCCTGGTCAAAAGGCAACACTCGACTTTACCCAGTaaacagtaagaaaaaacaaaagaggtcTGTCTCACCCATGTCCCCGTATACTGAGGTTGAAGCAGCCCAGTCTGTCACAGCCCAGGGAGTCTGCTCCGCACTGATGGGAGAACATTAACAAATCGTTTCATGTGTAAATACAGAATCATGATCTGATAGTTAACTGCATCTGGTCCTGATcacagtaaaacacaaacacgtgttgatttctaacacacacagaccgagTAATCCATCATCTAATGAGAAGTGTTACAGAGATGAGATATAAGAGATGaacaatcacacactgacctgaagAACGATGCATGTAGGCTGGTAGAAATCCACCACCTGTTTAATAACCGGCTGGAACAGCTGCCTGtagcctgaaacacacacagaaacacacacacacacacacgttcttaTATCACATGTAGAGTGGACCAGCTGGGGCTCAGAGGTGAAGAAGATGGTCTGCAACTAATGAGAGGATCTGACGTTTGGTCTCCTGGTACTGCTAAAGGCATATccatcaagtgtgtgtgtgtatgtgtgtgtgtgtgtatgaattatTTAAGTAACAACCTGATGGGTTGGCAGCCTGCACCAGCagcgtataaatgtgtgtgataGGGTGACTGATGTAGTActtcagaaaatgaaagaggtgcaATTAAAGTGCATTCTATTTACGATGTCTGCACATATACATACCTACAAATGTTGGTAGTCACATTGATAAATGAGAAATGGACTGCACTTATTAAGGGATTTTCCAGACGACATGTCACtttcaccctttcacacacattcatacatttattgCAGAGAGGCTACTATGCAAAGTGCCAACCTGGAGCGATTTGTGGTTCAATGCCTATCAATCCCAAGGACACTTAGACAACATTTAGACAGCAGGAGTTGCATAGCCAACCTTCCAGTAAGAAAACTCGCTCTTCCACTCAGAACAAACCTATCCTTGACATTCAACATAATAATGCAGATCTGAAAATCTACAGAACTTTGTGCACTCACTCTGGTCATCGATTCCATCTCTGAGAGGAACGTTGAGGCAGTAGTACCGTCCACTCTCAGCTCCAACCTCATACATGTCACCTGCAGAAAgcaaatgcacacatacacaccgtTATGCCCATGAGACAACTACAGAGCGTTTGCACTAACTGCTagattccaccagatgcgtgtttGAACCGTCTCCGCTACGCTCCgtcacagcagcagagctgataGGTATTTACTTTCATCCCAGCTCTGGCAGTCCAGAGTCCTCTGCGGCAGggcgcatcaatttaccacagagcaggtcgagcgggacaggaagtcacacacagaaacaacattgacacatccggtttattttcagaataaacgGAAGAGAGAGCACGGAGCTGTGACGGAACGGAGCTGAAACACGATGCACatgtatctggtggaagttctgggtcaCACAGTGCTGAGTGCTGAAACGCCTCATATTTAACATTTGACTTTGAAACACTGTTAAACATCTCAGTGATGTGTAGAGTGTGGCACAAGTGTCTTAACGtgtagctttttaaaaaaaaatttgattcATCCATGTGGTTGCTTAAACTTTGGAGTTTTTctcatttaatgaaaaataaatactcaaAATATATTCTATTCATTTGCATAGCAGTGCAGGCCTCATTTGATAAAGTCAATAATCAAACAAAATTTTTATGTGATTGTCTTTCTTTTAGGACAAAGTGTTACTGCTAGCTCCAGATGAAACACTTCTCCACAATCTGCTCATGAACGTTGAGGGTGTAGTGTAAACAAAAAGAGATTCTATGCGATCAGAAAATATGTACGAGACCTGTTCCTGGAAAAAAGTAGTTTCCATATTTGTGAAAGGACACGGTCATGACCCTGTCAGTCAGGTAAAAGGCTTCCTGGACGCCGTCGCCATGGTGAATGTCGATGTCGATGTAGAGAACTCTGGGGTGGTATCTGTAACATAAACAGGTGTAAGGAGAGAAACTGACACGACAAACGTTATGTGAAGGTTGTGAAGAAGAGTTCTCTTACTTGAGCAGCTCCAGTATACTGATGACGATATCGTTGACGTAACAGAACCCAGatgcctgaaacacacagaataaaaaaacacctcaaCCCTTTAGTACTTGAAGCATAATTGAAGGAGTTTAGCAGAAAATATTGACACAGAGGACTTTGCTCTGACCTCAAATTTCTTGGCATGATGCAAACCACCAGCCCAGTTAATGGCAATGTCacagatctgaaaaacaaatgaaatcacAGAATCAAACTTTAGTCCCACCAGGTCTGCCCATAGCGCTGAAAACATGCTGCTTTGTATGAATGATTTACTACACATACAAGATGCAGATCAGATgcttacact encodes:
- the hdac3 gene encoding histone deacetylase 3, with translation MTNRTSYFYDPDVGNFHYGAGHPMKPHRLSLTHSLVLHYGLYKKMMVFKPYKASQHDMCRFHSEDYIDFLQKVSPNNMQGFTKSLNTFNVGDDCPVFPGLFEFCSRYTGASLQGATQLNHKICDIAINWAGGLHHAKKFEASGFCYVNDIVISILELLKYHPRVLYIDIDIHHGDGVQEAFYLTDRVMTVSFHKYGNYFFPGTGDMYEVGAESGRYYCLNVPLRDGIDDQSYRQLFQPVIKQVVDFYQPTCIVLQCGADSLGCDRLGCFNLSIRGHGECVEFVKSFKIPLLVLGGGGYTVRNVARCWTFETSLLLDESISDELPYSEYFEYFAPDFTLHPDVSTRIENQNSRQYLEQIRQTVFENLKMLNHAPSVQIHDVPSDMLSYERNDEPDPDERGAEENYTRPEAANEFYDGDHDNDKESDVEI